In Hemicordylus capensis ecotype Gifberg chromosome 3, rHemCap1.1.pri, whole genome shotgun sequence, one DNA window encodes the following:
- the C3H3orf80 gene encoding uncharacterized membrane protein C3orf80 homolog has translation MVPGLPPGLLALGAALLWPPCQGSCGELKCGEQERCCRFGNITYTEIKCCKLPFHTFLDNVGWFVRKLSGLLILLVLFAIGYFLQRIICPSPRRHNRRRRRPGQQDEEEEEDGEEQEGELDSRGGGGTPLNVTAATSQDSLLDSRSRDLPPPPLLHIVSPVFLQLPSYEEVKYLPTYEESMRLQQPGVLPVTSLATGAGRGLADLDCWSAGS, from the coding sequence ATGGTGCCCGGCCTCCCCCCGGGGCTGCTGGCGCTGGGGGCTGCTTTGCTCTGGCCGCCCTGCCAGGGGAGCTGCGGGGAGCTGAAGTGCGGGGAGCAGGAGCGCTGCTGCCGCTTTGGCAACATCACCTACACGGAGATCAAGTGCTGCAAGCTGCCCTTTCACACCTTCCTGGACAACGTGGGCTGGTTCGTGCGGAAGCTCTCCGGGCTGCTCATCCTGCTGGTGCTCTTCGCCATCGGCTACTTTCTGCAGCGCATCATCTGCCCCAGCCCGCGCAGGCACAACCGGCGGCGCCGGCGCCCGGGGCAGCAGgacgaggaggaagaggaagatggggaggagcaggagggagagctcGACTCGCGCGGAGGCGGCGGCACCCCGCTCAACGTGACGGCCGCCACCTCGCAGGACTCGCTGCTGGATAGCCGGAGCCGGGACTTGCCGCCTCCGCCTCTGCTGCACATCGTCTCGCCCGTCTTCTTgcagctgcccagctacgaggAGGTGAAGTATTTGCCCACGTACGAGGAATCCATGCGGCTCCAGCAGCCCGGCGTCTTGCCCGTCACCAGCCTGGCCACAGGGGCGGGCAGAGGCCTCGCGGACCTGGACTGCTGGTCAGCGGGCAGCTGA